Genomic segment of Streptomyces sp. NBC_01210:
GTCTACGGCGCCATGGAAGGCCTCCGCGAGAAGACCGGCGCTGACCCGGTCATCACGCTGAAGCGCGCCCTCGAGAACGTCAAGCCGTCTCTCGAGGTCAAGTCCCGCCGTGTCGGTGGCGCCACCTACCAGGTGCCGATCGAGGTCAAGCCCGGTCGCGCCTCCACCCTCGCGCTCCGCTGGGTCGTGGGTTACTCCCGCGCCCGTCGCGAGAAGACCATGACCGAACGCCTCATGAACGAGCTGCTCGACGCCTCCAACGGCCTCGGCGCTGCGGTCAAGAAGCGTGAGGACACGCACAAGATGGCCGAGTCCAACAAGGCCTTCGCGCACTACCGCTGGTAGTCGCTACCCACATCGAGACCGAGAGAAGATTGAGCCTTATGGCCACCACTTCGCTTGACCTGGCCAAGGTCCGCAATATTGGGATCATGGCCCACATCGACGCGGGCAAGACGACGACCACCGAGCGCATCCTGTTTTACACCGGTGTGAGCTACAAGATCGGTGAGGTCCACGACGGCGCTGCCACGATGGACTGGATGGAGCAGGAGCAGGAGCGCGGCATCACGATCACGTCCGCCGCGACGACCTGTCACTGGCCGCTCGAGGACGTCGATCACACCATCAACATCATCGACACCCCGGGTCACGTCGACTTCACGGTCGAGGTGGAGCGTTCGCTCCGCGTGCTCGACGGTGCCGTCACGGTGTTCGACGGTGTCGCCGGCGTTGAGCCGCAGTCCGAGACTGTGTGGCGTCAGGCGGACCGCTACGGCGTTCCGCGTATCTGCTTCGTCAACAAGCTCGACCGCACCGGCGCTGAGTTCCACCGCTGCGTCGACATGATCGTGGACCGCCTCGGCGCGACCCCGATCGTGATGCAGCTGCCGATCGGTGCAGAGGCTGACTTCAAGGGCGTCATCGACCTGGTCCGTATGAAGGCCCTGGTCTGGTCCGCCGAAGCCACCAAGGGCGAGATGTACGACGTCGTCGACATCCCGGCCACGCACACCGAGGCTGCCGAGGAGTGGCGCGGCAAGCTGCTCGAGGCCGTGTCGGAGAACGACGACCAGATGATGGAGCTGTACCTCGAGGGCGTCGAGCCCACCGAGGAGCAGCTCTACCAGGCGATCCGTCGTATCACCATCGCGTCCGGCAAGGGCGGCGGCACCACCGTCACCCCCGTCTTCTGCGGTACCGCGTTCAAGAACAAGGGTGTTCAGCCCCTGCTCGACGCGGTTGTGCGCTACCTCCCCTCCCCCCTGGACGTCGAAGGCATTGAGGGCCACGACGTCAAGGACCCGGAGAAGGTCATCACGCGCCGTCCGTCCGACGACGAGCCGCTGGCCGCTCTGGCCTTCAAGATCGCGAGCGACCCGCACCTGGGCAAGCTCACCTTCATCCGGGTCTACTCGGGTCGCCTGGAGTCCGGCACTGCTGTGCTGAACCCCACCAAGGGCAAGAAGGAGCGCATCGGCAAGATCTACCGTATGCACGCGAACAAGCGTGAGGAGATCGAGTCGGTGGGCGCCGGCGACATCGTCGCCGTCATGGGCCTGAAGCAGACCACCACCGGTGAGACGCTGTGCGACGACAAGAACGCGGTGATCCTGGAGTCCATGGACTTCCCGGCGCCGGTCATCCAGGTCGCGATCGAGCCCAAGTCCAAGGGTGACCAGGAGAAGCTGGGTGTCGCCATCCAGCGTCTCGCGGAGGAGGACCCCTCCTTCCAGGTCCACTCGGACGAGGAGACCGGCCAGACCATCATCGGTGGTATGGGTGAGCTTCACCTCGAGGTGCTCGTCGACCGCATGCGGCGCGAGTTCCGCGTCGAGGCGAACGTCGGCAAGCCGCAGGTCGCGTACCGCGAGACGATCCGCAAGGCCGTCGAGCGTATCGACTACACGCACAAGAAGCAGACCGGTGGTACCGGTCAGTTCGCGAAGGTGCAGATCGCGCTGGAGCCCATCGAGGGCGGCGACGCGACCTACGAGTTCGTGAACAAGGTCACCGGTGGCCGCATCCCCCGTGAGTACATCCCCTCGGTGGACGCGGGTGCGCAGGAAGCCATGCAGTTCGGCATCCTGGCCGGCTACGAGATGGTGGGCGTTCGCGTCACCCTTCTCGACGGTGGTTACCACGAGGTCGACTCCTCCGAACTCGCGTTCAAGATCGCTGGTTCGCAGGCGTTCAAGGAGGGTGCCCGCAAGGCGTCCCCCGTGCTCCTCGAGCCGATGATGGCCGTCGAGGTCACCACGCCCGAGGACTACATGGGCGATGTCATCGGCGACCTCAACTCCCGCCGTGGCCAGATTCAGGCCATGGAGGAGCGCAGCGGCGCTCGCGTCGTGAAGGGGCTGGTCCCCCTCTCGGAGATGTTCGGCTATGTCGGAGACCTCCGCAGCAAGACCTCGGGTCGCGCAAGCTACTCGATGCAGTTCGACTCCTACGCCGAGGTTCCGCGGAACGTCGCCGAGGAGATCATCGCGAAGGCCAAGGGCGAGTAACTCTTCGGAGTTCACGCTTTAGGCTTGTCACCGGTGCCTGGAGAGGCGTCCGGCGCAGAGCGAGAGCAATGCGGCGGACGCCCCCGGGCCCCGGCATCCCAGCAAAGATCACCTGGCGCCGATGAAGCAAGGCGTACAGAACCACTCCACAGGAGGACCCAGTGGCGAAGGCGAAGTTCGAGCGGACTAAGCCGCACGTCAACATCGGCACCATCGGTCACATTGACCACGGTAAGACGACCCTCACGGCCGCCATTACCAAGGTGCTGCACGACGCGTACCCGGACCTGAACGAGGCCTCGGCCTTCGACCAGATCGACAAGGCTCCTGAGGAGCGCCAGCGCGGTATCACCATCTCCATCGCGCACGTCGAGTACCAGACCGAGTCGCGTCACTACGCGCACGTCGACTGCCCCGGTCACGCGGACTACATCAAGAACATGATCACGGGTGCCGCGCAGATGGACGGCGCCATCCTCGTGGTCGCCGCCACCGACGGCCCGATGCCGCAGACCAAGGAGCACGTGCTCCTGGCCCGCCAGGTCGGCGTTCCGTACATCGTTGTCGCCCTGAACAAGGCCGACATGGTGGACGACGAGGAGATCCTGGAGCTCGTCGAGCTCGAGGTGCGTGAGCTCCTCTCCGAGTACGAGTTCCCGGGCGACGACCTGCCGGTCGTCAAGGTCTCGGCGCTCAAGGCGCTCGAGGGCGACGCCGAGTGGGGCAAGACCGTTCTCGACCTGATGAAGGCCGTTGACGAGTCCATCCCGCAGCCCGAGCGTGACGTCGACAAGCCGTTCCTGATGCCGATCGAGGACGTCTTCACGATCACCGGTCGTGGCACCGTCGTCACCGGTCGTATCGAGCGTGGTGTCCTCAAGGTCAACGAGACCGTCGACATCGTCGGTATCAAGACCGAGAAGACCACTACCACGGTCACCGGCATCGAGATGTTCCGCAAGCTGCTCGACGAGGGCCAGGCCGGTGAGAACGTCGGTCTGCTCCTCCGTGGCATCAAGCGTGAGGACGTCGAGCGCGGCCAGGTCATCATCAAGCCGGGTTCGGTCACGCCGCACACCAGCTTCGAGGCCCAGGCCTACATCCTGTCGAAGGACGAGGGTGGCCGTCACACCCCGTTCTTCAACAACTACCGCCCGCAGTTCTACTTCCGTACCACGGACGTGACCGGCGTTGTGACCCTCCCCGAGGGCACCGAGATGGTCATGCCGGGCGACAACACCGTCATGACCGTCGAGCTGATCCAGCCCGTCGCCATGGAGGAGGGCCTCAAGTTCGCCATCCGTGAGGGTGGCCGGACCGTCGGCGCCGGCCAGGTCACCAAGATCAACAAGTAATTGCTGATCTGACCTGGTTGCTCCCCGGAGCATCAGCAAGGGCCCCGCACCACTGGTGCGGGGCCCTTCGCGTTGCGCTGTCGCCTGCGGGCCGCGGCTAGCCGGCGGTTCCTGCCTCGGGCGACCAGGTCCAGGGGTGCGCGTCCGCCCCCAGACCCACGACGGTGGCACCCGAGCCGCCCATGTGCAGGGCCGGTGCGTCCAGCGACGGCAGTGTGCCGTTCTTGCGGATCAACACTTTTCCTGCGACACGCAGTTGGAGCTGCCCCTTGAGGTCCTTGCCGAGGAGTACCGGGCCGCGCGGGGCGGGCGCCGCACTCACCGGACCGTGGCCGTCGAAACGGACGCCGGGTATGCGGACGCCGTCGGGGCGTACGGATGTCAGCGCGGGTTCGGCCGTCCCGGGTCCTTCGGACTTCGTGACACGCTCCACGCGGTACAGCAGTTCCACGGTGCCGTTCTTGCCGGCCACCGCGGCGGGGCCGTCCACGGGGACCGGCAGCGGCCCGGCCGGCCGGTGGGTGAACGGCTGTCCCGGTGCGTCCTGTGTCCAGTGGTGCACGCTGTCGTGACCGGCACCGAAGACATGCACCCGCCCGGTGCTGTCCACCACCGTGGACAGTCCGTCCTGAATCTCGCCACCCTCCAGGTCCTGCCAGCGGTCCCAGTGGCCCTCGGTGTCACGGACCCGCGTGCTGATGCCCTGGTCCGCGTTGCGTACGAAGAGATGGACGCGGCCGTCAGGGGCCGTGACCGCCACCGGAACGCCGATCCGCCGGCCCCGGTCGTCGCCGCGCTCCGAATTGCCCAGCCCTTGCCAAGGCAGGAAGGGACCGCCCGCGGAGCGCTGCTCCAGCAGCACGACCTCCCGCCTGTTGGCGCCGCCGTGGCCGCCGAGCGCCGAGAAACGCAGCCCGAAGAGCAGCTGCCGGCCGTCCTGCAGCGCCGCCGCGCCGAGCGTGGGCGCGAGCGGGCCGCCGCCGAGGTCGTCCGGGTCGCCCCACCGGCCGCTGCCGCGCTCGCTCTCGCGCCAGCGCACCGCGCGCAGCCCCAGCACCCCGTAGGCGGCGAGCCTGCCGTCCGGCTCGGTGGCCACCGCCGGGCGCGCGCCCGGGTAGCGGTAGTGGGTGGAGCGCACCCAGCCCTTCTTGTTGGTCAGCGGACGCTTGCCGCCGACGTTGTAGTCGCCGCAGCCCGCGGCATTGCCGCACCTCCAGTCGGGGGCGCCGCCGTACGGGACCAGATGGGCGGCCTTCTGCCTGAGCACGCCCTCCGGCAGGTTCTTGGGCCAGTGGCGGTTGTAGTAGCCGCGGAAGGACGTGGCGACGAAGGCGGGCACCTGGCCGCCCTCCTGGGTCGCCTCGGCCACCCAGCGCACCAGGGCCGCCCAGCTGAAGGAGGCCACGGCGGTGTGGTCCGCATGGTCCGAGTAGCCGTGCTGCTCGCTGTCGTTCTTGCGGGTCGCCTCGTCGCTGTGCTGGATGTCCGGGTCGGGGTCCAGGGTCTGCACGACCGTGGGCCGGTAGCGGTCCAGCAGCCCCACGAGTACGTCGATGAGCTGGTCGTAGTCGTACGAGCCCGCCTTGCGTACGGGGGAGTCGTCGGCGACGACGGTGCGCAGATTCTGCTCCCGGTCCTTCCACAGGGCGGGCAGGCCCATGCGGCCGCCGCGCGTCGTGTGCATCGCGAGGTTGAGGAAGATCAGCTCGACCCGGCGGGAGCCGTTGGCAAGAGTGTTGATCTCGGCCCGCTGGTCGCCGCGCAGCGTGGCGACGCCTTTCTGCCAGTCGGTGAACCTGGGCAGTCCGAGCAGTGTCGCGTACGCCTGGCGCAGCCCCTGGTGGCGTGCGGAGGAGTACGCCGTCTTGTCGGCGCCCGGCCGCGGCCGGCCGGGCGCCTTGTTGACGCCGTCGGACTCGCCGGCGGTGACATAGACGCAGACCAGCGGAACCCCGGCGTCCAGCATCCGCTGGGTGTCGGGGTTCATGAAGTACAGATCGTCGTCCGGGTGGGCCAGGATCTGCATCAGCTGCGCCCGCCGGGAGCTGGAGATCGGCATGCCCGGCGCGGGGTCGGCCGTCGGGACGGCGCGCCGCGGTGCGGGCACGGAACACGAGCTGAGGGCCGCCGCCGCGGCGACGGCGGCTGTGGCGGTGACCACATTTCGTCTGCTCAGGCCGGTGGAACGCGCGGTAGCCTTCCCCAGGGCATGCGCGATCTGCATCTGTTGTGCTCCGTCCGCTCCGCTCGCAGCGGGCAGACAGGCGCCCCCGTGCTGCGTACCGTTGTTCTCCGATAATGGCGGAGGGGCTGGTCAGAGCCGGTCCGCGCTCAACTAGACGGCGATTCGACGTGCGAGGTTGCCTGAGCGTGGGCAGCATGTGCGCGTGGAGCGGGCCGGTGGGGTACGCTCTCCGGCTGCGATTGGCCAGGGCTCTGCCCCATATGGCACACTAGCCAGGTTGCTCGGTTGAGTGCCGATGCTGCGCGCCTCCCGTCGGGAGGACCGGAAGCGAGTCCCACAGTACTCGTCGCCCTATCTGCCGTAAGGCAGCACTGGGGCGGACGTACGGGAATCTTTCGGGAAGCGTCAGCGGGGTGCAAACCAGGCACCCGGTGGGTGTTTTCCCCCGGCTCGCGGTCTTTGGCCCGCACCCCTTGGTTGGGAAATCCTTCGGGAGATCTTCGTAGAGGGAATGCGACACGCCCGACCGCGTGGGTCGGAGAGAACGGCGCTTGTGAAGAGCGCAGCCATCCGGGTTCCAGAGCGTTTCGAGAGACAGGACTACTAGTAGCCATGGCGGGACAGAAGATCCGCATCCGGCTCAAGGCCTACGACCACGAGGTCATCGACAGCTCGGCGAAGAAGATCGTCGAGACGGTGACCCGCACTGGTGCGTCGGTCGCGGGCCCGGTGCCGCTGCCCACTGAGAAGAACGTGTACTGCGTCATCAAGTCGCCGCACAAGTACAAGGACTCGCGCGAGCACTTCGAGATGCGCACGCACAAGCGCCTGATCGACATCCTCGACCCGACGCCCAAGACCGTTGACTCGTTGATGCGCCTGGACCTTCCGGCCGGCGTTGACATCGAGATCAAGCTCTGAGAGGCGCGGAGAAGATGGCAAAGCAGATCAAGGGCGTCCTGGGCGAGAAGCTCGGCATGACCCAGGTCTGGGACGAGAACAACCGTGTCGTCCCGGTGACCGTCGTCAAGGCCGGGCCCTGCGTCGTTACCCAGGTCCGTAAGAACGACATCGACGGCTACGAGTCGGTCCAGATCGCCTTCGGCGAGATCGACCCGCGCAAGGTGAACAAGCCCCTCAAGGGTCACTTCGCCAAGGCCGACGTAACCCCGCGCCGCCACCTGGTGGAGCTCCGTACCTCCGACGCCAGCGAGTACACGCTCGGCCAGGAGATCACTGCCGCGGTGTTCGAGTCCGGCGTCAAGGTCGACGTCACGGGCAAGAGCAAGGGCAAGGGCTTCGCCGGTGTCATGAAGCGTCACAACTTCAAGGGCCTCGGCGCCGGTCACGGTACCCAGCGCAAGCACCGCTCGCCCGGTTCCATCGGTGGCTGCGCCACCCCTGGGCGTGTCTTCAAGGGCATGCGCATGGCGGGCCGCATGGGTAACGAGCGGGTCACCACCCAGAACCTGACCATCCACGCGGTTGACGCGGAGAAGGGCCTGCTGCTCATCAAGGGCGCGGTTCCTGGTCCGAACGGCGGCCTCGTCCTCGTCCGCACTGCGGCCAAGGGGGTCTGAGGACTATGAGCACCATTGACATTCTGTCGCCCTCCGGCGACAAGTCCGGGACCGTCGAGCTCCCGGCCGAGATCTTCGACGCCAAGGTCAGCATCCCGCTGATCCACCAGGTCGTCGTGGCGCAGCTGGCCGCCGCCCGTCAGGGCACGCACAAGGTCAAGCGTCGTGGCGAGGTCCGTGGTGGCGGTAGGAAGCCTTACCGCCAGAAGGGCACCGGCCGCGCGCGTCAGGGTTCGACCCGTGCGCCGCAGTTCGCCGGCGGTGGCGTTGTCCACGGCCCCACGCCGCGTGACTACTCGCAGCGGACCCCGAAGAAGATGAAGGCCGCCGCCCTGCGCGGTGCCCTCACCGACCGGGCCCGTAACTCCCGTATCCACGTCGTCTCCGGCGTGGTCGAGGGCGAGATCTCCACGAAGGCCGCCAAGTCCCTGCTGGGCAAGGTCAGCGAGCGCAAGAACGTGCTCCTGGTTGTCGAGCGCTCGGACGAGGCCGCGTGGCTCTCCGCCCGCAACCTGCCCCAGGTGCACCTCCTGGAGCCGGGCCAGCTGAACACGTACGACGTGCTCGTCTCGGACGACGTGGTCTTCACCAAGGCCGCTTTCGAGTCCTTCGTGTCTGGCCCCAAGGCCGCTGAGACCGAAGGGAGCGACGCCTGATGTCCGAGGCGACCGTCACCAGCAAGACCTTCACGGACCCGCGCGACGTTCTCGTCAAGCCGGTTGTCTCCGAGAAGAGCTACGCCCTGCTCGACGAGAACAAGTACACGTTCATCGTCGCGCCCGGCTCCAACAAGACCCAGATCAAGCAGGCCGTCGAGGCGGTCTTCTCGGTCAAGGTCACCGGGGTCAACACGATCAACCGCCAGGGCAAGCGCAAGCGCACCCGCACCGGTTTCGGCAAGCGCGCCAACACCAAGCGCGCCATCGTGACCCTCGCTGAGGGCGACCGAATCGACATCTTCGGCGGCCCGACCTCCTGACGGAGGTCGAGTCGTCCGGAATCGGACGAGGACTGAGAAATGGGTATCCGCAAGTACAAGCCGACGACCCCGGGCCGTCGTGGCTCCAGCGTCGCCGACTTTGTCGAGATCACGCGGTCCACGCCGGAGAAGTCGCTGGTCCGCCCCCTGCACAGCAAGGGCGGCCGTAACAACACCGGTCGTGTGACCGTCCGTCACCAGGGCGGTGGCCACAAGCGCGCCTACCGCGTGATCGACTTCCGTCGTCACGACAAGGACGGCGTGCCGGCCAAGGTCGCTCACATCGAGTACGACCCGAACCGCACCGCGCGCATCGCGCTTCTGCACTACGCAGACGGCGAGAAGCGCTACATCATCGCGCCCAAGGGCCTGACGCAGGGCGACCGTGTCGAGAACGGCCCGGCCGCCGACATCAAGCCCGGCAACAACCTGGCGCTGCGCAACATCCCGGTCGGTACGACCATCCACGCCATCGAGCTGCGGCCCGGCGGCGGCGCGAAGTTCGCCCGCTCCGCGGGTGCCTCCGTGCAGCTGCTGGCGAAGGAGGGCACGATGGCCCACCTTCGTATGCCGTCCGGTGAGATCCGGCTGGTCGACGCCCGCTGCCGCGCCACCATTGGCGAGGTCGGCAACGCCGAGCAGTCGAACATCAACTGGGGCAAGGCCGGCCGTCTGCGCTGGAAGGGCGTTCGCCCGACCGTCCGCGGTGTCGCAATGAACCCGGTTGACCACCCGCACGGTGGTGGTGAGGGCAAGACCTCCGGTGGTCGCCACCCGGTCAGCCCGTGGGGTCAGAAGGAGGGTCGTACTCGCTCGCCGAAGAAGGCATCGAGCAAGTACATCGTCCGCCGCCGCAAGACGAACAAGAAGCGCTAGGAGCGGGTTTAGATGCCGCGCAGTCTCAAGAAGGGGCCCTTCGTCGACGGACACCTCATCAAGAAGGTGGATGTCCAGAACGAAGCAGGCACCAAGAACGTCATCAAGACCTGGTCCCGTCGCTCGATGATCGTCCCGGCCATGCTCGGCCACACGATCGCGGTGCACAACGGCAAGATCCACGTCCCGGTGTTCGTCACCGAGTCGATGGTCGGCCACAAGCTCGGCGAGTTCTCGCCGACTCGCACCTTCCGCGGCCACGTCAAGGACGACCGGAAGTCGAAGCGCCGCTAACGCGGGGTGACTGACTATGACTTACACCGAAGGGACAACCATGGAAGCCAGGGCCCAGGCGCGGTACATCCGCGTCACGCCCATGAAGGCCCGCCGAGTGGTGGACCTCATCCGTGGCATGGATGCCACGGAGGCTCAGGCGGTCCTGCGTTTCGCCCCGCAGGCCGCGAGCGTGCCGGTTGGCAAGGTGCTTGACAGCGCCATTGCCAACGCTGCACACAACTACGACCACACCGACGCCTCTTCGCTGGTCATCAGCGAGGCGTACGTGGACGAGGGCCCGACCCTGAAGCGGTTCCGTCCGCGTGCTCAGGGCCGTGCCTACCGGATCCGTAAGCGGACCAGCCACATCACCGTGGTCGTCAGCAGCAAGGAAGGAACCCGGTAATGGGCCAGAAGGTTAACCCGCATGGGTTCCGGCTCGGCATCACCACGGACTTCAAGTCCCGCTGGTACGCCGACAAGCTGTACAAGGACTACGTCAAGGAAGACGTCGCCATTCGTCGCATGATGACGAAGGGCATGGAGCGAGCCGGTATCTCGAAGGTTGAGATCGAGCGCACCCGCGACCGCGTCCGCGTTGACATCCACACCGCCCGCCCGGGCATCGTCATCGGTCGCCGTGGCGCCGAGGCCGACCGCATCCGTGGCGAGCTGGAGAAGCTGACCGGCAAGCAGGTTCAGCTGAACATCCTCGAGGTCAAGAACCCCGAGGTGGACGCTCAGCTGGTGGCCCAGGCCGTCGCCGAGCAGCTGTCCTCCCGCGTCTCCTTCCGTCGCGCCATGCGTAAGAGCATGCAGGGCACGATGAAGGCCGGCGCCAAGGGCATCAAGATCCAGTGCGGCGGCCGTCTCGGCGGCGCCGAGATGTCCCGCTCGGAGTTCTACCGCGAGGGCCGTGTGCCCCTGCACACGCTCCGTGCGAACGTCGACTACGGCTTCTTCGAGGCCAAGACGACCTTCGGCCGTATCGGTGTGAAGGTCTGGATCTACAAGGGCGACGTCAAGAACATCGCCGAGGTCCGCGCCGAGAACGCTGCGGCCCGTGCGGGTAACCGCCCGGCCCGTGGTGGCGCCGGCGACCGTCCGGCCGGTGGCCGTGGCGGTCGTGGTGGCGAGCGGGGCGGTCGCGGCCGCAAGCCGCAGCAGTCCGCGCCGGCAGCCGAGGCCCCCAAGGCCGAGGCTCCCGCCGCCGCCGCTGCTCCGGCTGCTGAGAGCACCGGAACGGAGGCCTGACCGAAATGCTGATCCCCCGTAGGGTCAAGCACCGCAAGCAGCACCACCCGAAGCGCAGCGGTATGTCCAAGGGTGGTACGCAGGTTGCGTTCGGCGAGTACGGCATTCAGGCCCTCACTCCGGCGTACGTGACCAACCGCCAGATCGAGGCGGCTCGTATCGCGATGACCCGCCACATCAAGCGTGGCGGCAAGGTCTGGATCAACATCTACCCGGACCGCCCGCTGACGAAGAAGCCTGCCGAGACCCGCATGGGTTCCGGTAAGGGTTCCCCGGAGTGGTGGATCGCGAACGTCAAGCCCGGTCGGGTGATGTTCGAGCTGTCCTACCCGAACGAGAAGATTGCGCGTGAGGCGCTTACCCGCGCTGCTCACAAGCTTCCGATGAAGTGCCGGATCGTTCGGCGCGAGGCAGGTGAGTCGTGATGTCTACCGGTACCAAGGCGTCCGAGCTGCGTGAGCTGGGCAACGAGGAGCTTGTTGCCAAGCTCCGCGAGGCCAAGGAAGAGCTGTTCAACCTCCGCTTCCAGGCGGCGACCGGCCAGCTCGAGAACCACGGCCGGCTGAAGGCCGTCCGCAAGGACATCGCGCGGATCTACACCCTCATGCGTGAGCGCGAGCTGGGCATCGAGACGGTGGAGAGCGCCTGATGAGCGAGAGCAACGTGACAGAGAACAAGACCGCCCGCGGTTTCCGCAAGACCCGCGAGGGTCTGGTCGTCAGCGACAAGATGGACAAGACCGTCGTCGTCGCCGTCGAGGACCGCGTGAAGCACGCGCTGTACGGCAAGGTCATCCGCCGTACGAACAAGCTCAAGGCGCACGACGAGCAGAACGCTGCCGGCGTCGGCGACCGCGTCCTCATCATGGAGACGCGTCCGCTGTCGGCGACCAAGCGCTGGCGCATCGTCGAGATCCTCGAGAAGGCCAAGTAATTACTTGAAGGGGTAACCCTTCAAGTCAGTTCCGCCAGGCTCGGCGGGGGCTGCGCTGTGACATTCAGAAGCAGCCGGCCCCCGCCGGGAACCGGCAGACGATCAGGAGATAGACGTGATCCAGCAGGAGTCGCGACTGCGTGTCGCCGACAACACTGGTGCCAAGGAAATCCTTTGCATCCGTGTTCTCGGTGGCTCCGGTCGCCGCTACGCGGGCATCGGTGACGTCATCGTCGCCACCGTCAAGGACGCGATCCCCGGTGGCAACGTGAAGAAGGGTGACGTCATCAAGGCCGTCATCGTTCGCACCGTCAAGGAGCGTCGTCGTCAGGACGGCTCGTACATCCGCTTCGACGAGAACGCCGCCGTCATTCTGAAGAACGACGGCGACCCTCGCGGCACCCGTATCTTCGGCCCGGTGGGCCGTGAGCTGCGCGAGAAGAAGTTCATGAAGATCATCTCGCTCGCGCCGGAGGTGCTGTAAGCATGAAGATCAAGAAGGGCGACCTGGTTCAGGTCATCACCGGTAAGGACAAGGGCAAGCAGGGCAAGGTCATCGTGGCCTACCCCACTGAGAACCGTGTCCTCGTCGAGGGTGTCAACCGGGTCAAGAAGCACACCAAGGCCGGTCAGACCGCTCGCGGTTCGCAGACCGGTGGCATTGTGACTACCGAGGCCCCGATTCACGTGAGCAATGTTCAGCTCGTCGTGGAGAAGGACGGCAACAAGGTCGTCACGCGCGTCGGTTACCGCTTCGACGACGAGGGCAACAAGATCCGCGTTGCCAAGCGGACGGGTGAGGACATCTGATGGCTACCACCACCACTC
This window contains:
- the rpsG gene encoding 30S ribosomal protein S7 codes for the protein MPRKGPAPKRPVIIDPVYGSPLVTSLINKILLNGKRSTAERIVYGAMEGLREKTGADPVITLKRALENVKPSLEVKSRRVGGATYQVPIEVKPGRASTLALRWVVGYSRARREKTMTERLMNELLDASNGLGAAVKKREDTHKMAESNKAFAHYRW
- a CDS encoding PIG-L family deacetylase; this encodes MQIAHALGKATARSTGLSRRNVVTATAAVAAAAALSSCSVPAPRRAVPTADPAPGMPISSSRRAQLMQILAHPDDDLYFMNPDTQRMLDAGVPLVCVYVTAGESDGVNKAPGRPRPGADKTAYSSARHQGLRQAYATLLGLPRFTDWQKGVATLRGDQRAEINTLANGSRRVELIFLNLAMHTTRGGRMGLPALWKDREQNLRTVVADDSPVRKAGSYDYDQLIDVLVGLLDRYRPTVVQTLDPDPDIQHSDEATRKNDSEQHGYSDHADHTAVASFSWAALVRWVAEATQEGGQVPAFVATSFRGYYNRHWPKNLPEGVLRQKAAHLVPYGGAPDWRCGNAAGCGDYNVGGKRPLTNKKGWVRSTHYRYPGARPAVATEPDGRLAAYGVLGLRAVRWRESERGSGRWGDPDDLGGGPLAPTLGAAALQDGRQLLFGLRFSALGGHGGANRREVVLLEQRSAGGPFLPWQGLGNSERGDDRGRRIGVPVAVTAPDGRVHLFVRNADQGISTRVRDTEGHWDRWQDLEGGEIQDGLSTVVDSTGRVHVFGAGHDSVHHWTQDAPGQPFTHRPAGPLPVPVDGPAAVAGKNGTVELLYRVERVTKSEGPGTAEPALTSVRPDGVRIPGVRFDGHGPVSAAPAPRGPVLLGKDLKGQLQLRVAGKVLIRKNGTLPSLDAPALHMGGSGATVVGLGADAHPWTWSPEAGTAG
- the rplW gene encoding 50S ribosomal protein L23; the protein is MSEATVTSKTFTDPRDVLVKPVVSEKSYALLDENKYTFIVAPGSNKTQIKQAVEAVFSVKVTGVNTINRQGKRKRTRTGFGKRANTKRAIVTLAEGDRIDIFGGPTS
- the fusA gene encoding elongation factor G, yielding MATTSLDLAKVRNIGIMAHIDAGKTTTTERILFYTGVSYKIGEVHDGAATMDWMEQEQERGITITSAATTCHWPLEDVDHTINIIDTPGHVDFTVEVERSLRVLDGAVTVFDGVAGVEPQSETVWRQADRYGVPRICFVNKLDRTGAEFHRCVDMIVDRLGATPIVMQLPIGAEADFKGVIDLVRMKALVWSAEATKGEMYDVVDIPATHTEAAEEWRGKLLEAVSENDDQMMELYLEGVEPTEEQLYQAIRRITIASGKGGGTTVTPVFCGTAFKNKGVQPLLDAVVRYLPSPLDVEGIEGHDVKDPEKVITRRPSDDEPLAALAFKIASDPHLGKLTFIRVYSGRLESGTAVLNPTKGKKERIGKIYRMHANKREEIESVGAGDIVAVMGLKQTTTGETLCDDKNAVILESMDFPAPVIQVAIEPKSKGDQEKLGVAIQRLAEEDPSFQVHSDEETGQTIIGGMGELHLEVLVDRMRREFRVEANVGKPQVAYRETIRKAVERIDYTHKKQTGGTGQFAKVQIALEPIEGGDATYEFVNKVTGGRIPREYIPSVDAGAQEAMQFGILAGYEMVGVRVTLLDGGYHEVDSSELAFKIAGSQAFKEGARKASPVLLEPMMAVEVTTPEDYMGDVIGDLNSRRGQIQAMEERSGARVVKGLVPLSEMFGYVGDLRSKTSGRASYSMQFDSYAEVPRNVAEEIIAKAKGE
- the rplD gene encoding 50S ribosomal protein L4 codes for the protein MSTIDILSPSGDKSGTVELPAEIFDAKVSIPLIHQVVVAQLAAARQGTHKVKRRGEVRGGGRKPYRQKGTGRARQGSTRAPQFAGGGVVHGPTPRDYSQRTPKKMKAAALRGALTDRARNSRIHVVSGVVEGEISTKAAKSLLGKVSERKNVLLVVERSDEAAWLSARNLPQVHLLEPGQLNTYDVLVSDDVVFTKAAFESFVSGPKAAETEGSDA
- the tuf gene encoding elongation factor Tu, whose amino-acid sequence is MAKAKFERTKPHVNIGTIGHIDHGKTTLTAAITKVLHDAYPDLNEASAFDQIDKAPEERQRGITISIAHVEYQTESRHYAHVDCPGHADYIKNMITGAAQMDGAILVVAATDGPMPQTKEHVLLARQVGVPYIVVALNKADMVDDEEILELVELEVRELLSEYEFPGDDLPVVKVSALKALEGDAEWGKTVLDLMKAVDESIPQPERDVDKPFLMPIEDVFTITGRGTVVTGRIERGVLKVNETVDIVGIKTEKTTTTVTGIEMFRKLLDEGQAGENVGLLLRGIKREDVERGQVIIKPGSVTPHTSFEAQAYILSKDEGGRHTPFFNNYRPQFYFRTTDVTGVVTLPEGTEMVMPGDNTVMTVELIQPVAMEEGLKFAIREGGRTVGAGQVTKINK
- the rplC gene encoding 50S ribosomal protein L3; translated protein: MAKQIKGVLGEKLGMTQVWDENNRVVPVTVVKAGPCVVTQVRKNDIDGYESVQIAFGEIDPRKVNKPLKGHFAKADVTPRRHLVELRTSDASEYTLGQEITAAVFESGVKVDVTGKSKGKGFAGVMKRHNFKGLGAGHGTQRKHRSPGSIGGCATPGRVFKGMRMAGRMGNERVTTQNLTIHAVDAEKGLLLIKGAVPGPNGGLVLVRTAAKGV
- the rpsJ gene encoding 30S ribosomal protein S10, whose product is MAGQKIRIRLKAYDHEVIDSSAKKIVETVTRTGASVAGPVPLPTEKNVYCVIKSPHKYKDSREHFEMRTHKRLIDILDPTPKTVDSLMRLDLPAGVDIEIKL